A DNA window from bacterium contains the following coding sequences:
- a CDS encoding LLM class F420-dependent oxidoreductase translates to MKIGVVFPQIESGTDPGFIRDYAQTAESLGYDHILIYDHVVGANTASRPKWSGPYTSKNTFHEPFVVFGYMAACTQRIELATGVIILPQRQAVLVAKQAAEVDVLSGGRLRLGIGVGWNDVEFDALGTNFHDRGARCVEQMKVMRALWTQETVTFEGKWHRIPDAGINPLPVQRPIPLWIGGESEIALRRAARIADGWMSSRPIRPAGKQPAGEPAREHQVERLREHLAAAGRSPKTFGIEGRAAIADGGPDQWRLQIEQWQKLGATHLSVNTMQAGLPNPRAHIDAITRFREATR, encoded by the coding sequence ATGAAAATCGGCGTCGTCTTCCCGCAGATCGAGAGCGGCACGGACCCCGGCTTCATCCGCGACTACGCGCAGACCGCGGAATCGCTCGGGTACGATCACATCCTGATCTACGACCACGTGGTGGGGGCGAACACCGCGAGCCGACCCAAGTGGAGCGGGCCCTACACGAGCAAGAACACGTTCCATGAGCCTTTCGTCGTCTTCGGCTACATGGCGGCGTGCACGCAGCGCATCGAACTGGCGACGGGCGTGATCATCCTGCCGCAGCGGCAGGCCGTGCTCGTGGCCAAGCAGGCGGCCGAGGTCGACGTCCTGAGCGGCGGGCGGCTCCGGCTCGGGATCGGCGTCGGCTGGAACGACGTCGAGTTCGACGCGCTCGGCACGAATTTCCACGACCGCGGCGCGCGCTGCGTGGAGCAGATGAAGGTCATGCGCGCCCTATGGACTCAGGAGACCGTGACGTTCGAGGGCAAATGGCACCGCATTCCGGACGCCGGCATCAACCCGCTGCCGGTGCAGCGGCCTATTCCGCTCTGGATCGGCGGAGAGTCCGAGATCGCGCTGCGCCGGGCGGCGCGCATCGCCGACGGCTGGATGTCGAGCCGTCCCATCCGGCCGGCGGGCAAGCAGCCGGCCGGGGAGCCGGCCCGCGAGCATCAGGTCGAGCGGCTCCGGGAGCATTTGGCGGCCGCCGGGCGGAGCCCCAAGACGTTCGGCATCGAGGGCCGCGCCGCGATCGCCGACGGCGGACCCGACCAGTGGCGCCTGCAGATCGAACAGTGGCAGAAGCTCGGCGCCACCCACCTCAGCGTCAACACGATGCAGGCGGGCCTCCCGAACCCGCGGGCGCACATCGACGCGATCACGCGCTTCCGCGAGGCGACCCGCTAG
- a CDS encoding DMT family transporter yields the protein MTSPLATGVFGLASATSWGAGDFSGGLATKRAPVYTVAAVSKLASLATMLFFAWLRAEQIPSLHVLAWAGAAGVGGAVGLMALYQALAVGVMGVAAPVSAIIAAAMPVVFAAFSEGLPTGWQLAGFALALVAVWFISRPAEAAIAGGSRQTRGLRLATLAGIGFGGFYIFISEARGAAVFWPLAASQFITLVTILVAVCAMILAQRRGIFELPIQVIPMMLLAGLLDAGGNAFFLLAEHAGRLDVAAVLASLYPASTVVLARLILNERVSPTQTVGIVAALASIPLIAG from the coding sequence TTGACTTCGCCCCTGGCCACCGGGGTCTTCGGTCTCGCGTCCGCGACGTCGTGGGGCGCGGGGGATTTCAGCGGAGGCCTCGCCACCAAGCGGGCGCCGGTCTACACGGTCGCGGCCGTTTCGAAGCTCGCGTCGCTTGCGACGATGTTGTTCTTCGCGTGGCTCCGCGCGGAGCAGATCCCCTCGCTGCACGTGCTCGCCTGGGCCGGCGCCGCGGGTGTCGGCGGGGCGGTGGGACTCATGGCACTCTACCAGGCGCTGGCAGTGGGCGTCATGGGCGTGGCCGCACCGGTGTCGGCGATCATCGCCGCGGCGATGCCGGTGGTCTTCGCCGCCTTTTCAGAGGGATTGCCCACAGGCTGGCAGTTAGCCGGATTCGCCCTCGCCCTGGTCGCGGTGTGGTTCATCTCGCGGCCGGCTGAGGCGGCGATTGCCGGCGGTTCGCGGCAGACCCGCGGACTGAGACTCGCCACCCTCGCCGGGATCGGCTTCGGGGGCTTTTACATCTTCATCAGCGAGGCTCGAGGGGCCGCTGTGTTCTGGCCTCTCGCCGCCTCTCAGTTCATCACGCTCGTGACCATTCTGGTGGCCGTCTGTGCGATGATTCTCGCGCAGAGGCGCGGCATCTTCGAACTCCCGATTCAGGTCATCCCGATGATGCTGCTCGCCGGGCTGCTCGACGCGGGCGGCAATGCGTTCTTCTTACTCGCGGAACACGCCGGCCGGTTGGACGTCGCGGCAGTGCTCGCGTCGCTCTATCCGGCGTCGACGGTCGTGCTGGCACGCCTCATTCTCAACGAGCGCGTATCTCCAACGCAGACAGTAGGGATCGTGGCCGCCCTGGCGTCGATCCCGCTTATCGCAGGATGA
- a CDS encoding class I SAM-dependent methyltransferase, whose amino-acid sequence MMSDLEAIKRRQQEAWADGDFSVLATGLILVGELLCEAVDIHPGQTVLDVATGSGNTALAAARRGGRVTGLDFVPALLARGEERAAAERLSITFREGDAEQLPFDDGTFDVVLSTFGVMFAPDQERAARELLRVCRPGGTIGLACWTPGSFMGQIFSVTSGYAPPPPGLRPPARWGTEECLAELLGAGVASLRAEARRAAMRALSEEKWLEGRRKYFGPTRKMFAALDAAQRDAYERDLVALLRRHNRAEDGTVKVLSEYLEVVAVRR is encoded by the coding sequence ATGATGAGCGACCTCGAGGCCATCAAGCGGCGGCAGCAGGAGGCCTGGGCGGACGGCGATTTCTCCGTACTCGCGACCGGACTCATCCTCGTCGGCGAACTGCTCTGCGAGGCGGTGGATATTCATCCCGGGCAGACGGTGCTCGACGTCGCGACCGGCAGCGGCAATACGGCGCTCGCGGCGGCCCGGCGCGGCGGCCGGGTCACCGGCCTCGACTTCGTCCCCGCGCTGCTCGCGCGCGGCGAGGAGCGGGCGGCGGCGGAACGGCTGTCGATCACGTTTCGAGAGGGAGACGCCGAGCAACTGCCGTTCGATGACGGGACGTTCGATGTCGTGCTCTCCACGTTCGGCGTGATGTTCGCGCCGGACCAGGAGCGCGCGGCGCGGGAACTGCTGCGCGTCTGCCGGCCGGGCGGCACGATCGGCCTCGCGTGCTGGACGCCCGGGTCCTTCATGGGGCAGATCTTCTCCGTCACCTCCGGGTACGCGCCGCCGCCGCCGGGTCTTCGGCCGCCCGCGCGGTGGGGAACCGAGGAGTGTCTTGCGGAGCTGCTGGGCGCCGGGGTCGCATCGCTGCGCGCGGAGGCACGGCGCGCGGCGATGCGCGCTCTGTCCGAGGAGAAGTGGCTGGAGGGCCGCCGGAAGTACTTCGGGCCCACCCGCAAGATGTTCGCGGCCCTGGACGCCGCGCAGCGGGACGCCTACGAGCGGGATCTTGTGGCGCTGCTCCGCCGTCACAACCGCGCCGAGGACGGCACCGTCAAGGTGCTGTCGGAGTACCTCGAAGTGGTGGCGGTGCGGCGCTAG
- the gcvPB gene encoding aminomethyl-transferring glycine dehydrogenase subunit GcvPB, translating to MTPRDRGEGQTATATRRDLRRQPLPVIFERGARGRVGYSLPASDVPDVPIDQIAPDAVRRTAEPALPEVSELDVVRHYTALGRRNFSIDEGFYPLGSCTMKYNPKINEDTARQAGFARLHPYAPEELAQGALALLWELERMTAEITGMDRVTFQPAAGAHGELTSLLMISKYFEEKGERRTTVVVPDSAHGTNPASAAQCGYRVVEVKSDARGNIDLEALKSVLSPDVAALMLTNPNTLGLFEEQIQEVARAVHGVGAQLYLDGANFNAILGVTRPGDQGFDVMHLNLHKTFTTPHGGGGPGAGAVGVRAHLAPYLPVPTVERDGQRFVLDYNRPKTIGKMRAFYGNFGNLVRAYTYMRTMGAAGLREAAEMAVLNANYLLSRLRGAFDLPYDRVCKHEFVLSGRRQRDRYHVSTKDMAKRLLDYGFHAPTIYFPLIVEEAIMIEPTETESLQTLDSFVDAMLAIAAEAETDSELVRTAPHETPVTRLDEVTAARHPNLRWRPPSDASGPSSGESSGD from the coding sequence ATGACCCCGCGCGACCGCGGAGAGGGCCAGACCGCAACCGCGACGCGGCGGGACCTTCGCCGCCAGCCCCTGCCGGTGATTTTCGAGCGCGGAGCCCGGGGCCGCGTCGGCTACAGCCTTCCGGCGAGCGACGTGCCGGACGTGCCGATCGACCAGATCGCCCCCGACGCCGTGCGGCGGACGGCCGAGCCCGCGCTGCCGGAAGTCAGCGAACTGGACGTGGTGCGCCACTACACCGCGCTCGGCCGCCGGAACTTCTCGATCGACGAGGGATTCTATCCGCTCGGCTCGTGCACGATGAAGTACAACCCGAAGATCAACGAGGACACCGCGCGGCAGGCCGGCTTCGCGCGCCTGCACCCGTACGCGCCGGAAGAGCTGGCGCAGGGTGCCCTCGCGCTCCTCTGGGAGCTCGAGCGGATGACGGCCGAGATCACGGGCATGGACCGGGTGACGTTCCAGCCGGCGGCCGGCGCGCACGGCGAGCTGACCTCGCTCCTCATGATCAGCAAGTATTTCGAGGAGAAGGGCGAGCGGCGCACGACCGTCGTCGTGCCCGACTCCGCCCACGGGACCAACCCGGCGTCCGCGGCGCAGTGCGGCTACCGGGTCGTCGAGGTCAAGAGCGACGCGCGCGGCAACATCGACCTGGAGGCCCTCAAGAGCGTGCTGTCACCCGACGTCGCGGCGCTCATGCTCACCAATCCGAACACGCTCGGCCTCTTCGAGGAGCAGATCCAGGAAGTCGCACGCGCGGTGCACGGCGTCGGCGCGCAACTGTACCTCGACGGCGCCAACTTCAACGCGATCCTCGGCGTGACGAGGCCCGGCGATCAAGGCTTCGACGTGATGCATCTGAATTTGCACAAGACGTTCACCACGCCGCACGGCGGCGGCGGGCCCGGAGCCGGCGCGGTCGGCGTGCGGGCGCACCTCGCGCCGTATCTGCCGGTGCCGACCGTCGAGCGCGACGGCCAGCGCTTCGTCCTCGACTATAACCGGCCGAAGACGATCGGCAAGATGCGCGCGTTCTACGGCAATTTCGGCAACCTGGTGCGCGCGTACACGTACATGCGGACGATGGGCGCCGCGGGCCTGCGCGAGGCGGCGGAGATGGCGGTCCTCAATGCCAACTATCTCTTGAGCCGGCTGCGCGGCGCGTTCGACCTGCCGTACGACCGCGTGTGCAAACACGAGTTCGTGCTCTCCGGACGCCGGCAGCGCGACCGCTACCACGTCTCGACGAAGGACATGGCCAAGCGCCTGCTCGACTACGGCTTCCACGCGCCGACGATCTACTTCCCGTTGATCGTCGAGGAAGCGATCATGATCGAGCCGACGGAGACCGAAAGCCTGCAGACGCTGGACTCGTTCGTCGACGCGATGCTCGCGATCGCGGCCGAGGCGGAAACGGATTCGGAGCTGGTGCGCACCGCCCCGCACGAGACGCCGGTCACCCGGCTCGATGAGGTAACGGCGGCGCGCCATCCGAATTTGAGGTGGCGTCCCCCGTCCGACGCGTCCGGTCCTTCCTCCGGCGAGTCGTCGGGCGATTAG
- a CDS encoding nitroreductase family deazaflavin-dependent oxidoreductase: MPDRSGPESLEAFRDLPYLYLTTTGRVSNRPHEIEIWFVVHHGSFYIFAETFHRADWVKNIARNPRVRVRVGDRTFDATAAVLDQTRDADTWNTVQDLARGKFGWGDGLPVRITPAPPAAAG; the protein is encoded by the coding sequence GTGCCGGACCGGTCGGGGCCCGAGTCGTTGGAGGCGTTTCGCGACTTGCCTTACCTGTATCTCACGACGACCGGACGCGTCTCGAACCGCCCGCATGAAATCGAGATCTGGTTCGTCGTTCACCACGGCAGCTTCTATATCTTCGCGGAAACATTCCACCGGGCAGACTGGGTCAAGAACATCGCCCGCAACCCGCGTGTGAGGGTCCGCGTCGGCGACCGCACCTTCGACGCGACGGCCGCGGTTCTGGATCAGACCCGGGATGCGGACACGTGGAACACGGTCCAGGACTTGGCGCGCGGCAAGTTCGGCTGGGGCGACGGTCTGCCGGTCCGGATCACGCCGGCCCCGCCCGCGGCCGCGGGTTGA
- a CDS encoding GNAT family N-acetyltransferase has translation MIAEEVAFFRSLTPETGRTLEWKVYGHDLPADLGSRLAAAGFEPEEPETLMVFDLAGEIPRETRDGALRSAAIEIRRVTDLRGLTDFLDAARVAFGRDESWQAARMKEFAPRLTDSAMRLYVAYADGQPVASARGEFPAGRSFAGLWGGATIAEHRGRGLYRALVHTRADEARRLGYRYLRVDARATSRPILERLGFIALTRIVEWKLAL, from the coding sequence GTGATCGCTGAGGAGGTGGCGTTCTTTCGCTCCCTCACGCCCGAAACCGGGCGAACACTCGAGTGGAAGGTCTATGGCCACGACCTGCCGGCCGATCTCGGATCCCGGCTTGCCGCCGCGGGCTTTGAACCCGAGGAACCTGAGACATTGATGGTCTTCGACCTCGCGGGCGAAATCCCAAGAGAAACTCGCGACGGCGCCCTGCGTTCAGCGGCCATCGAGATCCGCCGCGTGACGGACTTGCGCGGGCTCACCGATTTCCTCGATGCCGCCCGGGTCGCATTCGGCCGCGATGAGTCGTGGCAGGCGGCGCGCATGAAAGAATTTGCCCCGCGCCTCACCGACTCCGCGATGCGCCTCTATGTAGCTTACGCGGACGGACAGCCTGTTGCGAGCGCCCGCGGGGAATTTCCCGCGGGACGGTCCTTTGCCGGCCTGTGGGGCGGCGCCACCATCGCCGAACACCGCGGCCGCGGCCTCTACCGCGCGCTCGTCCACACTCGCGCCGACGAAGCCCGGCGCCTCGGATACCGCTATCTCAGAGTCGACGCGCGCGCGACGAGCCGGCCGATCCTGGAACGGCTCGGCTTCATCGCGCTAACGCGGATCGTCGAGTGGAAGCTCGCCTTATAG
- a CDS encoding TIGR03617 family F420-dependent LLM class oxidoreductase, giving the protein MKLDCALAMDALTEVPAVARAAEDAGFAGIWANDTKHNPFVALTSAALHTSRLELGTGIAVAFSRSPMLTAQTAWDLARLSGGRFLLGLGTQVRAHIERRFGMPWDPPAPKLREYVHAVRAIWRSWQEGAPLRVNGKYYNLNLMGPFFNPGPNPQPAIPILIAGVNEVLCRLAGEVADGFILHPIHSVTYLREFVLPHLAEGLQRAGRSRADLQLYAPVIIAPGETPDARAAALARARGRIAFYGSTPTYRLLLEILGYGDVADRLRQMVSQGRMGEIAGQVPDGLLDAIVIRGAYDEIGHQLRERYAGLADRVASYWPFTLEEQAGWARMARAFQEG; this is encoded by the coding sequence GTGAAGCTCGACTGCGCGCTCGCGATGGACGCCCTCACCGAGGTGCCCGCGGTGGCGCGCGCCGCGGAGGACGCCGGCTTCGCCGGCATCTGGGCCAACGATACGAAGCACAATCCGTTTGTGGCGCTCACGAGCGCGGCGCTGCACACCTCCCGGCTCGAGCTCGGCACCGGCATCGCCGTCGCGTTCTCCCGCAGCCCGATGCTCACCGCGCAGACGGCGTGGGATCTCGCGCGCCTCTCCGGCGGCCGGTTTCTGCTGGGGCTCGGCACGCAGGTCCGGGCGCACATCGAGCGGCGGTTCGGCATGCCGTGGGATCCGCCGGCGCCCAAACTCCGCGAGTACGTGCACGCCGTGCGGGCGATCTGGCGGTCGTGGCAGGAGGGCGCGCCGCTGCGGGTCAACGGCAAGTACTACAACCTGAACCTGATGGGCCCGTTCTTCAATCCGGGCCCGAACCCCCAGCCCGCAATCCCGATCTTGATCGCCGGCGTGAACGAAGTGCTCTGCCGGCTGGCGGGCGAGGTGGCCGACGGCTTCATCCTCCACCCGATTCATTCGGTGACCTACCTGCGCGAGTTCGTGCTCCCGCACCTCGCCGAGGGGCTCCAGCGGGCCGGCCGGTCACGCGCGGATCTTCAATTATATGCGCCGGTGATCATCGCCCCGGGCGAGACCCCGGACGCGCGGGCCGCGGCGCTCGCGCGGGCGCGCGGCCGGATCGCCTTCTACGGCTCGACGCCGACGTACCGGCTGCTCCTCGAGATTCTCGGCTACGGCGACGTCGCCGACCGCCTGAGGCAGATGGTCAGCCAGGGCCGCATGGGCGAGATCGCCGGACAGGTGCCGGACGGTCTCCTCGATGCGATCGTCATCCGCGGCGCGTACGATGAGATCGGCCATCAACTGCGAGAACGCTACGCCGGCCTCGCCGACCGCGTCGCCTCGTACTGGCCGTTCACGCTCGAGGAGCAGGCGGGGTGGGCGCGTATGGCGCGTGCCTTCCAGGAGGGATGA
- a CDS encoding ABC transporter permease, with translation MFERIRAVLLQELYITRGSLEIVVDLFYTSLITVVVFGFVSGFLTGVMNPNTGSYLILGMLLWDVIRVNQYSITVGSLWNIWSHNLSNMFVAPLSLAEYVAAHMLSGLLKTLVIFGMISTIAAAWFHFQIWRVGVINLALFFTNLTIFAWAIGLVLLGVVFLIGTRIQALAWGAVFIFQPLSAAFFPLRVLPPAVRTIAYGIPATWVFEGARRALVNPAVDWTAAGIAFGENMLYLGAGIWAFYLMWARSRETGQFARNDG, from the coding sequence ATGTTTGAGCGGATTCGGGCGGTCCTGCTGCAAGAGCTGTACATCACACGGGGGTCGCTGGAGATCGTCGTCGATCTCTTCTACACGTCGCTGATCACCGTGGTGGTCTTCGGATTCGTGTCCGGCTTCCTCACCGGCGTGATGAACCCCAACACCGGATCGTACCTGATCCTCGGCATGCTCTTGTGGGACGTCATCCGCGTGAACCAGTACTCCATCACGGTCGGGAGCCTGTGGAACATCTGGTCGCACAATCTCAGCAACATGTTCGTGGCGCCGCTGTCGCTCGCCGAGTACGTCGCCGCGCATATGCTGTCGGGCCTGCTCAAGACGCTGGTGATCTTCGGGATGATCTCGACGATCGCCGCGGCGTGGTTTCACTTCCAGATCTGGCGGGTGGGCGTCATCAACCTGGCGCTCTTCTTTACCAACCTGACGATCTTCGCGTGGGCGATCGGGCTCGTGCTGCTGGGCGTCGTCTTCCTGATCGGCACGCGGATCCAGGCGCTGGCGTGGGGCGCGGTGTTCATCTTTCAGCCGCTGAGCGCCGCGTTCTTTCCGCTCCGCGTGCTGCCGCCGGCGGTGCGGACGATCGCGTACGGCATCCCGGCGACGTGGGTCTTCGAAGGCGCGCGCCGCGCGCTCGTCAACCCGGCGGTCGACTGGACCGCGGCCGGCATCGCGTTCGGCGAGAATATGCTGTATCTTGGGGCTGGCATCTGGGCCTTCTATTTAATGTGGGCGCGGTCGCGCGAGACCGGACAGTTCGCCCGCAACGACGGTTAG
- a CDS encoding ABC transporter ATP-binding protein, translating to MSAPLLQVENLVKDFDGFRAVDQVSFAIPKGRIIGLLGPNGAGKTTTIHMLLGITTPTAGRITYFGQDFATHRQVCLQRINFASSYNTLQGRITVAQNLIVFGHLYGIRRPDAKIRKWADYFEVTPLLNRRYWDLSTGQRTRVNLIKALLNDPELILMDEPTAALDPDIADKTLSLIEEIRRDAGVSILYTSHRMNEVTRICDEVIFLDRGRIFAQDTPLGLTKRIRSAQLRLTVEGERDTVAAFLHEREQSFRFTQDHTVVIDTTEQQIPALIFGLSERGVWITDIEVEKPTLEDVFLKIARGETNV from the coding sequence ATGTCCGCCCCATTGCTTCAGGTGGAGAACCTCGTCAAGGATTTCGACGGTTTTCGCGCGGTCGATCAGGTCTCGTTCGCGATCCCGAAGGGGCGCATTATCGGCCTCCTGGGACCCAACGGCGCCGGCAAGACGACGACGATCCACATGCTGCTCGGCATCACGACGCCGACGGCGGGACGGATCACCTATTTCGGTCAAGACTTCGCCACACACCGGCAGGTGTGTCTCCAGCGGATCAACTTCGCGTCATCGTACAACACGCTCCAGGGCCGGATCACCGTCGCGCAGAACCTGATCGTCTTCGGACACCTCTACGGCATCCGGCGGCCGGACGCGAAGATCCGCAAGTGGGCCGATTACTTCGAGGTCACGCCGCTGCTCAACCGGCGGTACTGGGATCTCTCTACCGGCCAGCGCACGCGGGTGAATTTGATCAAGGCGCTCCTGAACGATCCGGAACTGATCCTGATGGACGAGCCGACCGCGGCGCTCGATCCCGACATCGCCGACAAGACGCTGTCGCTCATCGAGGAGATCCGGCGCGATGCCGGCGTGTCGATCCTATACACGAGCCACCGCATGAACGAGGTCACGCGGATCTGCGACGAGGTCATCTTCCTCGACCGCGGGCGGATCTTCGCCCAGGACACGCCGCTCGGCCTCACCAAGCGGATCCGCTCGGCGCAGCTGCGTCTCACCGTGGAGGGCGAACGCGACACGGTCGCCGCCTTCCTTCATGAACGGGAGCAGAGCTTCCGGTTCACGCAGGACCACACCGTGGTGATCGATACGACGGAGCAGCAGATTCCGGCACTGATCTTCGGACTGAGCGAGCGGGGCGTGTGGATCACCGACATCGAGGTCGAAAAGCCGACGCTCGAGGATGTGTTCCTGAAGATCGCGCGGGGTGAGACCAATGTTTGA
- a CDS encoding tetratricopeptide repeat protein, with protein MSQQPSGAITLLFTDIERSTDLVRHLGDSRYARVLTDHRRLLLTICRRGGGREIGHQGDGLFVAFAQAEDAVAAAVTSQLAILEHPWPEGIIPRVRMGIHAGEPAAEAGELVGFDLHRAARICEAGHGGQILVSAAAATLIQGRPARIALRGLGSHRLRDLPQPEKIFQVLHPDLPEQFPPLRSLDAAPNNLPARQSSFVGREQELGEIRRLLFTTSVLTLTGIGGAGKTRLAIEAAAGLAERFPDGVWFVELGGLAEAGLVFNTVASALNVRAGPASTIEETLLDYLRSRSLLLILDNCEHLAAACAVLVGTLTRSCPGARVLATSREALSVPGEVVWPVPSLSVPASEDGVSPADLMEYEAPRLFIERAAALRPGFAPAGQDAQAVAAICRRLDGIPLAIELAAARVHVLSVEQIAARLDERFRLLTGGSRTAAPRQRTLRGALDWSHDLLSPKERALMRRLAVFAGGWTLEGSEAVCAGDGIDVSDVLDLLTQLISKSLVVMDAQTDQVRYRMLETVREYGAERLVEANESAAVRSRHRDWYLGLAEQAETELGGADQVAWLRRLRAEYDNLRAALEWSTADEHSADAGMRLALGLWQFWYVRGDFSEGRMWLETMLRRYPARDALRAKVLREAGFLAWRQGDYRAAAALGAEGLAIFRDLGDAAGMGGALYLLGSVAFYQGELDRAKGLHIDSLALRRQVGDKRRIAISLNFLGEVARAEGDYGAARAVYEESLELAREAGDQRGVATATGNLGYVALREGDPDTAARLLKEGLAAAKQLVHKLGIAGYLSGLAGAAVLAGDYRRAARILGAARTLLSALGASLTTPDRRQYESSTQATRAALGDETFAQLVDEGAAMTLEQAIDYALNGDPEGDGQER; from the coding sequence ATGTCCCAACAGCCGTCCGGGGCGATCACACTGCTTTTCACCGACATCGAGCGTTCAACGGATCTCGTCCGGCACCTGGGGGACAGCCGCTACGCCCGCGTGCTCACGGATCACCGCCGCCTGCTTCTGACGATCTGCCGCCGCGGAGGAGGCAGAGAGATCGGACACCAGGGGGACGGCTTGTTCGTGGCATTCGCGCAGGCCGAGGACGCGGTCGCCGCGGCCGTCACGTCGCAACTCGCCATCCTTGAACATCCCTGGCCGGAGGGCATTATCCCGCGCGTGCGGATGGGCATTCATGCCGGCGAACCGGCGGCGGAGGCCGGCGAGCTCGTCGGATTCGATCTGCACCGGGCGGCCCGCATCTGCGAGGCCGGCCACGGGGGGCAGATTCTCGTGTCGGCGGCGGCGGCGACGTTGATTCAGGGCCGTCCGGCGCGGATTGCGTTGCGGGGCCTCGGCTCGCACCGCCTTCGAGACCTTCCGCAGCCGGAGAAGATCTTTCAGGTTCTTCACCCGGATCTGCCCGAGCAGTTCCCGCCGCTGCGGTCGCTCGATGCCGCCCCCAATAACCTCCCGGCCCGCCAGTCCAGTTTTGTCGGACGGGAGCAGGAACTCGGCGAGATCCGGCGTCTCCTGTTCACGACGAGCGTCCTTACCCTTACGGGGATCGGCGGCGCCGGCAAAACGCGTCTGGCTATCGAGGCCGCCGCGGGGCTGGCCGAGCGGTTTCCGGACGGCGTGTGGTTTGTGGAGCTCGGCGGGCTTGCGGAGGCCGGTCTCGTCTTCAATACCGTCGCATCGGCGCTGAACGTGCGGGCCGGGCCGGCTTCGACGATCGAGGAAACGCTGCTGGACTACCTGCGTTCGCGCTCGCTTCTGCTCATCCTCGACAATTGTGAGCATCTTGCCGCGGCGTGCGCCGTCTTGGTAGGAACGCTGACACGGTCGTGTCCCGGCGCGCGCGTCCTTGCCACCAGCCGCGAGGCGCTCAGTGTGCCCGGGGAAGTGGTCTGGCCGGTGCCGTCACTCTCCGTTCCCGCCTCCGAGGACGGCGTGTCACCCGCGGATCTGATGGAATACGAGGCGCCGAGATTGTTCATCGAACGCGCCGCGGCGCTCCGGCCCGGCTTTGCCCCTGCCGGGCAGGACGCGCAGGCCGTGGCGGCAATCTGCCGCCGGCTGGACGGCATTCCGCTCGCGATCGAACTGGCGGCGGCGCGCGTCCACGTGCTGTCCGTGGAGCAGATCGCCGCAAGGCTGGACGAACGATTCCGTCTGCTCACCGGGGGCAGTCGGACTGCGGCGCCGAGGCAGCGCACGCTTCGCGGCGCGCTCGACTGGAGTCATGATCTCCTGTCTCCGAAGGAGCGGGCGTTGATGAGGCGTCTCGCCGTCTTCGCCGGCGGCTGGACGCTGGAAGGCTCCGAGGCCGTCTGCGCGGGCGACGGCATCGACGTCTCCGACGTCCTCGACCTTCTGACGCAGCTGATCTCCAAGTCGCTCGTCGTGATGGACGCGCAGACGGACCAGGTCCGGTATCGCATGCTCGAGACCGTCCGGGAGTACGGCGCCGAGCGGCTGGTCGAGGCGAACGAATCTGCCGCGGTTCGCAGCCGGCACCGCGACTGGTATCTTGGGCTGGCAGAGCAGGCGGAAACGGAATTGGGCGGCGCCGACCAGGTGGCGTGGCTCCGGCGGCTGCGGGCCGAGTACGACAACCTGCGGGCCGCGCTTGAATGGAGCACAGCCGACGAGCACAGCGCGGACGCGGGAATGCGTCTGGCATTGGGGCTGTGGCAGTTTTGGTACGTGCGGGGCGACTTCAGCGAGGGCCGCATGTGGCTCGAAACCATGCTTCGCCGGTACCCCGCCCGAGACGCTCTCCGGGCGAAGGTTCTGCGCGAGGCGGGGTTTCTCGCCTGGCGGCAGGGAGACTACCGGGCCGCGGCCGCACTCGGCGCGGAAGGCCTGGCAATATTTCGAGACCTCGGCGACGCGGCGGGAATGGGCGGTGCCCTGTACCTGTTGGGGAGCGTCGCCTTCTATCAGGGCGAGCTTGATCGGGCAAAGGGGCTTCATATCGACAGCCTCGCGCTGCGGCGGCAGGTGGGGGACAAGCGCCGTATCGCGATATCGCTGAATTTTTTGGGCGAGGTGGCCCGAGCCGAAGGCGACTACGGAGCCGCCCGTGCCGTGTACGAGGAAAGCCTCGAGCTCGCCCGCGAGGCCGGAGACCAACGGGGTGTCGCAACGGCGACGGGGAATCTCGGCTACGTTGCGCTGCGGGAAGGCGATCCCGACACCGCCGCCAGGCTCCTGAAGGAGGGGCTGGCGGCGGCAAAGCAGCTGGTCCATAAGCTTGGAATCGCCGGGTACCTAAGCGGACTCGCAGGAGCCGCCGTGCTGGCGGGAGACTACCGGCGCGCGGCCCGCATACTTGGCGCTGCTCGAACCCTGCTCAGCGCGCTGGGCGCATCTCTCACCACTCCCGATCGCCGCCAATACGAGTCCAGCACCCAGGCCACGCGCGCCGCGCTCGGCGATGAGACGTTCGCACAACTCGTGGACGAAGGAGCCGCCATGACGTTGGAACAGGCCATCGACTACGCGCTGAACGGCGACCCTGAGGGCGATGGCCAAGAACGGTAG